In the Necator americanus strain Aroian chromosome X, whole genome shotgun sequence genome, AAATGATATATTATTCATGTATACAAACAGAAAGCCAAATAGAAGTCATGTGCACGATGAGCACAAACAAATACGTTCCTATTAGCACGTTCTCTCAAACTATAAAAATCTCTTCGGAGCATTTCAAGAGAAATCGTGAGGATACTAGAAGTACAAGAAAAACGATAGAGATCACAGACGGTTAACGAATCCCTGGCGAATAGATGACAAgtacagaaaacaaaatccgGCACCCCGACTTAGCACTCTCGGGTCGAACAATTTGACTCTTCCTCCTCGttctaaaaatgttttttatttttatcctgcAAAAACAGCGCTTCCTGGAGCATAGCTCGAGAGCAATGCATGTTGGTGTTGATTGGCATCACCTCACTAACAAGTACGATATCCTAGACAGCTTCCACTGTCTAGGATGCATACcatactttttttggattgtaCTGAGAATAGTGTACCattgaataaatttcaaaaaatgcacATAATTGTGTGAACGTTAAAAAGGCGGAAATCTTGTCTGAAAAAGGATCAGGTCATgtaaaaaccagaaaaaaaattatagcatGAATACCTTATAGCATAAGTGTTTACCGTCAATTACTGTAAACATTATAGACCGAAGGAGGAAAGTATGTAGTGATGAGAAAACGACTAACAAAAAGCTGAGCAACAGTGCCGCAGGCAGTCTGAGAAAATTCCATTGCAATTGGATCTTTTTCAACGGTATTAATTCAGAGGCAGTTCTAATTTCTACAAAGAATGACCTGGTGCTCATTTTCTTAGTTCCCTAATCATTTTCCTACCCATTTGAGGGTATACGATTTTTTAactcattagttttttttttctgataatcACTAAACAATATTTGACCCTtacagaaaattaaaaagaaaatctaacCGGTTGAAAGTCAGGCATGTCGCGAAGATTACGGGCGATCTGATTGAGACTGCGATCGTTGTACGCTGCTTGCGAGAACAACCTCAATTCCCTCCAGTCACTTTCGCAAAGGATTTGATTGTCGTGAAGTCGAAACCGTTCTCCAACAACAAAACTgcaattgaaaatttcaacgatAGCACATTCTGAAAACAGCGTTGTTCCAAAAGTTTTAACCCGCTTAAAAGTTTAATCACGAAAACTAATTACTAGCTGACAAATGCAGATGTTCATATTTGCTTCAAAGTTTagtttttgttcgaaaaatccaaaacaaaatgttctgGATAGTTGGCTGATCATAACTACGCGGATTTTTTAGTTTAGTACTGTTTGCCCGGAAAGCGTCTTCTAACGTGTGGCATGGGCTCTTTGTACAACGATTCGTCCTGAGAGTTTCCACAACGATCTTTTATGTCCATATTAAGCATTCGAAATGACCAACCTTTCGGAACATACGCTGCAACGGAAACATTTGAGGTGATACAGATTGTTcctgaaaagaagagaatactaaaacagaaagaaaaatggagagcccaagaagaagtgaaagaaactATTCTTTCGAGGGAAGCGTCTATAATAGCCGTAACCTTTGAATAATCGATAAAAAGTGTATAAGGATCATTGcaagaaaacagaataaaaatgagttcaatgcaaaaatattgtcaaATTACAATTTTCCTCTAAAAGGAGCTTCTCATAGTGACCGCAGTGAAGGGTGAGGGAATGTATCCAACGTTCTCACCCCTTGGAAAAGTATCAAAAAGTAGGTCAAGCAGCTTCCATGTTTCCGGCTGGTAAGCAAAAAGAATCTCTAAGCCTCAAAGTCACTCTAATACGCTAtacatgaaaatttcttctgttaACAGCGTGCGAAAGATGATAAATGGTTCATGccagacaaaaaaaactcacttagCACGCATGACCATGTCATAAGGTGGAATGACTTGCCGGCATCCAGTGCACATTCCACGGTATCCATACAAACGACGGTAATCATTCTCACACATCATTAGATCCTGTTTGATGTACAGCTTCGAACCCATCTCACCTAGTCGACAATGGCACAAAGCGCACTAAAAAAGGGGAATACGAGCAACATGGACGGTATTCGATTTGCACTTTTGTACTCCTCTTGAGGTGCTACTGTCgtcactttttcaaatatcagAATATAAATGATGGAACTGTATGAAATATGTTACAGAGAGGTGGTGCTATTCACGTTTGTGAAATGCAATATAACAGAttttctatggttttttttttcttttgcgtcCTTTTTCCCCATAGCCCACTTTTTCCACTGTAAAAATATTCCGGACAACCACATTGCTttcgaaagatttttctttcgaaaaatagAGGAACCATTCAGTTGAAAACAAGGCAGGCAACcaatatagaagaaatatagaaatataaataaatatagaaatttcATGCATATTAGGTCTCGCTGAGTTCGACTAGAGTTGATTTTAGTAGCATTGGGTTACCTCAGTTCCTGTAACGTGCACAAATTCCAAGCCTATTGTCCCGCATCCCTCACTAATTTTTCTCGATATTTAAccaaattttttctatgttcaCTTGGCGATCTACCTATGAAGCTTTATTGGCATAAACGATTATAATGATTAGGCCTACACTTAATTTCCATATGATAAAACCTTATGCGATCAAAACTGTTGACTTTTTCGCATCAAGAATGAGAAAACTGCATGGTCCTGTTACTCATTTCTTCTAACCCATTTCGCGTGACCCTGTATTTAATTCCACTACAACTGGAAAATCCACACTGTGCACTCAGCCTTGTGTGTGCCCAAACAAAGCTCACGTTGTCAGCAATGTATCAAAATCTAGACTGGGGAAATATCATCACCTGCATCACTTCTGCTCCCGTTTTTCGCCAATTTGGTCGGGGTAGTGCTAGAAAACTTCTAGTTGTCCCGATCGCGCCCAAAGGTTGCCCAGCGGATTCCCTTCTCGCGAGGAACACGAAAAACctcttatttttctccaaagGAATTTGTAAAGAAGTTTGGATATAGAGTCGGTGGActtcctgtagtgcgtttGATATGACACTGTGTGGAtgtcacggctctggtccagtGATTATCATTGGGATGCATCATGTGTCCCGCCGACTTAATTTTACGTACCTTAGTATATGTGGCAGTGTCTTTGTTCTGCGATCGTTGACCGCAAAATTGAACTTTGAGTTCTCTTTTACACTAGTACAAAGCGGGATACTCCCAACAAATGTATGTATTGTTGCATGAACGGGACATGAAAATCAACCGTTCTTCATGAATTGTCCACTGTCTTGTCTGTCTTGTCCATGTCCTGGTGGAGATCGACGTcctacacgtttcatcaaattcgactGGCATTTGTTCCGCCTGACCGATGATTGATGTTACCAGGACGAAGTCATCAGAGAAACGAAGATGGTTTAGCTGTCGGCCACCAACTCTCACTCCCACGTCATCTTATTCCTATCCATTATACGTTatacttttacattttttttttacaatttcccGGATTTCCCGAGAGTGGCACTGGATATTTTAGATGAGATTATCTGACCCTGTCAAACACCCCCTTTACGTCAATTGTGACGTTTTTTgtaaaatggagaaattttggTCCTGAAGTTTCTATATAACCCACGGGGTATCCTTGTGTATCGAGCTGGGACGCTTTGGCTACCGAAGGCTTTCTTGGTCGTTTCAACCGAgacgaaagccttctttaagtcgatgaaggtgagaaattgcggcatcttgtactctcgcgatactcGGATGAGTTTTGAGACactgtgaatgtggtcaataaTGCCGAATTCTTTCCGGAACCTCACTTAGGCTGTCGTTCatgtaataattttttccagtCCGTTCAGGATTACTCTCACGAGAGGCTTGTGAATGAGAGACACTAAGCAAACTGGGCGATAGTTGACGagtctccctttttatacaaaagCACGGTCTTGCTAGTTTTCCACTGCATAGGAACTTTGCATTCAGACAGATAATGAGTGAAGACAGATAATGCCAGTGTGTTGACAAGGGCTGGCTGTAGGTTCTTTAGATGTTCATACACGATTCTAATGGGACCGGGTGAAGTACCATTCTTCATCGACATAACGACATGTCGGATCCTGAAAGAAGGACCTATGGAGTGACCTGTTTATTCTATTCTCTTAGGTGGTAATGACGTGAGTGGACGTGGCTGTCCAAAGAATTGGAATAAATGTCGTAATTGACCTTCTCCATCCCCCTCAGGGTCCTGTTGGTGTTCCATCTCTGTTCCGAGGGCGGTCATTCTTTTTTACGATTGGCGGCGTTTCGAACGGCCGTAGTGAATGCTCTTTTCCGCCGCTGctgcttttctctctttgagaCCTTCTTTTATTGCTTCTCAGCAAAGCCTACTGAGCTTGAACATGAGTTTCTGGTTACCTGCAGCTCTTGCGACTGCAGGAGGGCGTATCAGCTCCGGTTATTTCGGAGACAGGCGACTTCCTGTGGTTCAAAATCTCTCATCTTTCCCGTATAGTCTTGAAGATTTCTACGACCCGATCATAACCGTCCTCAATATTGTCTACTgcagtatttttcaaaaaaaaaaaaaactcgctaaCGAAGCGAAGGTGGCCCAGTCCAAGATGGTCTTAGGATTTCGTTTTGTGAACCTTTGTGGTTTCCTCGCCTTTCTAGGTGAAGGAAAGTATTCCTCGATGAAGGCAGCGATCGGATTTCCCATGAAATTTTGGTACAACAGCAAAAACCGTTCGGCAAATTTCCTTCCAACGCTGGTGTATGTGTGTTGTATGTAAAAAactcatcctagtccttttctgTTTCAGCAACTTCGCTAGTTCCTGCAACAACAAACTCCCTTGCGCTGCCTCACCAGGCGTTCCTCCGGAATCACGAGAATTTTCTCCGGAATTTCAtgaatatatacatatgcatataGTGGTTTGCAGCGCTCCAACTCCAAAATGATCCGTTCCAAAATGACCCATGATGTCTGCCTTGAATTGTTCACCACTTCTTCCTCGATCATCACTTTTAACGAACAGCGCACCGAACGGTTTTAATCACacgaaaaaaaccacattttgGTCAACACGGACTTAGTGTAATTAAAGGAGAATTCAAGGAtaataatgaatgaaagaacatCAGTCGTAgcaatttgaaataaagtacATATACTCAACAAAAATGGACTTTCAACGAGCTGAAAAATGTTAGAGGAAAAGATAATTCAGTGGACTAATGAGAATATGAGACCATTGCaggaaattcaagaaatgacTAGTCGATATCTTATCTAGATCCTAGGACTCCAAGTAGCTTAACGAGTATTGTGTGAAGTTTCTCAAGAACAAAAAGACAATGATTTCATCAATACGTGATTGTTGTTCTGTATAAATTTCAATACCGTATCTTTAAACATGGACCGATAGACAATGATGGTTCAGCAGAATGGGTGATCTGTATTCAGGGAAATTATTTCGACAGATGTTGGTGTTGTAAGACTCAAGTGAAGCACTGCGCCTCATTCATGAACGtttaatgaaagaaagaagagaagaactcACCTTGAGGCACTCTTCATGCCACAGTCGTCCATCCGCTTGAAGCATATACCGATCAAGGATTgggtgtgcacacgccgcacacTTAATCATTTCCGCTTGATGTGTCGTTGTCGTCGTTTCGCTTGGAATTCTTTACAAAATATTGGCAAATGTGGAACGGTGATTATAGAACAAAGAAATCCACGATAACATCCTCAAACTACAGATAATATGGGGAAAACCTTAGAGAAGACTGGCAGAAGATCAAAGCTAGTACAAGTGATAATGACTTCTAAAAAGATTTTCAGCGCTCAACCTGACTACCATGAAATCGATGAAATTACATTGGAATAATGGACCAACTCACAAATTCGTAGCCAATCCAGAACAATGCCACACGTGAACGAGGACCAAGAAAGAGGACGCGTGCTATATTGCCACTAGACTTCCTTGACGCACGTGATTCAGCAGATTAATGATGTTACAACCGAAACATGCGCGGAAGACAGCCGTCATCATTACTGTGGTTACGGATAGTTGAGCGTATGGTACTTATTTCAGCACTAGTTTAGATTACACCCATAAGGAATGGGAGAACGCTGTGGAATCGCTgaagagactttttttttatctccccttcgttatttatttaccttaATACAGCGAAAATTTCGAATGAACTACctaataaaattacaaaaagcaGACAATGATATAGCGATTGCAGTACAATTGCAAAGATCCTGAAGATTGTTCGAGGAAATTCTCCACCATAAaagatgttcttttcttttgcgaaTAACAGACCATGTTCAGGAGAAGTTGAGTGGAAACGAGAGAGTACAGTAATACTGCAAAATAAAATTGGGATGGACAGAAGACGAAGCGGAGGAGTGtccaaataatgaaaagaatgatCCAACGTAGTTCAGGACAAGGTCGATACAATGAGAAGCGGGTGAGAAACTGCCGCACTGACAGCGCGGCGTTGCAAGGAAAAACTCGGTTTCACAGCGTAAAACAATGATTCGATTTTCGACAAGTATCTTTTCACCTAATTCAGGAATTTTCAAACTCATCACATCACTCAACATCTACATCGAACGGATGATGAGGTATGATGAGATCAAGAACGGAACACAGCGCTGAAATTGAATGTGCTTAGCCGGCGCCGTTCTGCTGACACTATAGCAGTAGTCTGCGTAACAGCATCGCATGCCGGCTAAACCACACAAAATAATTCGAATAATTGAGTCCGAAACTCGATATACTCATTTATGTAAAAGAGTCACGCACCCGCCATGAGGGGCTATATAATCAACCGCCCGATGTACACCTATGTACAACTTTTCACTCCGACCTCTCTCTTATTCGTCTCATTTCCCTTATTAGGAGAGGAGCGTTCGAAACAGCTTTCTAAACATCTGGTTTTGTTCCAGAAGGCGCTACCTTTTCAGCGCAAATATTCATGAACCGGGTTTTGGTCAGGCGTTTAGCAGTACGTTATGTTTGGAAGAAAACGAATCCACTTGAAAATACCTTGGAAAAGTTATCTCGAGGAAGACCTGACAGAGCCTTATTCGAAGATACGGATATTAcggcaaagaaaagaaacacataTAAAATTAACTATAAATATGCTGACAAAAATGCCACTGCAAAGTTCGTTGTGGCACCGAATGGAATTTAAATCCAAAAATAcgttttcaattattattgtaaAATTCCTACATTTCTTCCGCAAGCTGTAGGAGAGAAATCCCTCATGCTAGCAGAAAATAAGGTCGAAAATCCCTTCGAATAGTCGatcgctaaaaaaaacagccagaAGGTATCTGGAGATTCTGAAAATATATCCACAAATGTTCTAAAGGTATGACATGGTTGTAGTGTGAGAAGAAGAACTTTTTCAGAATCTTATCAGATTCTAAGGAATGTTGGGCGAGACAAATGGTAACCTTGAGCAGATCCATattcatataaatattttccattattaAGTTGTATTGTTGAAGTATAAAACTAACAAAGTAGTCAAGAAATACAACTAAACACAAGTTGGAGatttcgatttcaaaaaaaaaatcacgaacaTCATTGTAAATAAGGTTCAGTTATGTACATACTGTACCAGTAATAATCGTATAACATAACTGATTCTTCAGCAACACATTCCTCAAACTACTCTGAAAATTCAAtgcattttttcctacaaatacTTTCAAATAATTGCATGCTACCTCATTTTACTCATTCGTATTATGCTGATCTCATTAGATGAATGAGAACCCAGTCCACTTAAGCAGAACCcttagtaaacaaataaactaatGGCGTTTAGAGAGGTCAAAAGGCCACACTTTGGGGACTGTAACACGAAAAACAGATAACATTTTTCGTGCTATTAAAAAATTCACcacaatttttcaatgttttataCCATTAACAACCGTAAAGTGTACTGAACCTGCTATTCAAAGCACCATAAtccttcacaatttttttccatctcttcctaacttCAAGGACGCAAAAGTCTTCGAATAGAAACCAGTGACGAAAGACGTAAATGAGTATGATTTCGATATGGTCTTGTCTTTAATTACCATActaaaatagagaaatagcactataatataatagtatacTTGATATAATAGTGTACAAAAATATTCGTTGCATTAAAACTTTAGTTATTTTTCACGGATTTAATTGGAATGGATGCGCCCTACTAGtaaggaaattaaaataatttaaatttgacAAATCTAAGTTCTGTTGTATCCGACCAGTCATTTATGTAAATCACTTATATTTAACTTCACgacatttaaaaaagcatAACAATTGATTCAGAAGATTAAAGGcgaatatttatttctcaaaagcGCATTGTttaaacagaaaatgtcaaaattttctaaaagtcCACCCACTacatttgttttgattttaccTATTGAAAGAGATTTGTATAAGTGAGAGtaaaaaatactagaaaaacACTTGCAATTCAATGCAGGTTTGATCGCTTAAATATTTATCTGGATTTACTTTTCAGGTGTAAATGGATAATTTTAGGCGTATGCAGTAGAAATATGCAGCACATCAATAATCAGATAGGAATTTTGAGCGGGGGGGGGGTGAAGAGTGAGCATTCAACCTGggacttatttctggaagatctATCTTCATTTCATCTTTTAGTAGCTTTAACGTATATGTCATACACAACCTAAGACTAATCCGTAAGTTTTAGGACCTCGACTGCTTtcgttattcacttccagaaatgagaACGTGGTTGAGCGCCCCcctcaactacactttactTAGACAGAATTGGAAACGAAGAGTGATTTACTAGTATGTAATACAaagtaaatggaaaaaatctcCTGTATGCGATGTGTCGACTTCTACACAcagcaaaatcaaaatcaaatcgtTCGTGCGCTCCAACTCGTAACTGATTGCGGAACAGAGGATAAACATGAAGACATTTCTCCTATTCTATTcaatatgagaagaaaaaaagcattatgCTCGGAGAATTCTTGGTGAAATTTACTTGATCAATCAGCAAA is a window encoding:
- a CDS encoding hypothetical protein (NECATOR_CHRX.G26440.T1); the encoded protein is MLQADGRLWHEECLKCALCHCRLGEMGSKLYIKQDLMMCENDYRRLYGYRGMCTGCRQVIPPYDMVMRAKNNLYHLKCFRCSVCSESFVVGERFRLHDNQILCESDWRELRLFSQAAYNDRSLNQIARNLRDMPDFQPNEEEESNCSTREC